In Fusarium verticillioides 7600 chromosome 4, whole genome shotgun sequence, the following proteins share a genomic window:
- a CDS encoding other hect domain ubiquitin protein ligase E3 — MAPWPNRRGSQPNNNSDGDLISRIHNTALHTPTTLPALYSTNLPNTSNGNRLELSFSNANADSSSDESDLHPSRPQSSKPRRPKHTRSMSQPFPSLFSSKKRRQNSVGAPPPDLGFAEDDSAMPRQAPKTHARIPSHTRSGPVGSKDFTTGNCMTCGSLVRWPRELKVFKCTICTTVNDLEPRSADHDGSKSRRDTSQDPSRSVPTRGRIKGKRKRIITNIGAGPHISVEQTNRLVQQSIQSFLSKKLHPIPEPPTEAPPQPPSQSKLSFSSRMQAAGQSLAPVDSRQEKAPSSKSPAIQVSHYVFDEEPTLRSSPARPNPTPMRSFSSSYTERPPVRNILQERGPKEQRKSPDQSEGDPKRIFKALEDYIVACFGSFECINSSFLTHNHRLPIRCRSESTRRKPMLPSEPREQRGHRREPSGTYATREPREERFTPQFDDGSCDLDPKLLLLGDFAENGTWWMGDQEDARPRRPSTNRVERSFSSAPVNTKTPQMSWGDLIKWYNSIVNPAEGWFAIYEEMCQGKSFLTPSQRELQSMERELLQGQEHARRVLLKATEMLLKRPGRPLKDPADLRFLLIILENPLLHEHETLFRGILQFDKNLPSAPRLIQQRKASTPESGPLSGQHSGIIKRIVGLVSNSSAECHNQLITWFSRHHPSRFIRTKELASGFLTYRMIRQSGKKQEVKVDITAGLIPQMQEGRSGAYLYDEINRANSSKKAKEPEKKIMYAEDWQIRASSRVLALLFAANSLPHSRRTEEFSPGSAEGRSNVHSHGQILPTSDFYNSMIDYTDLVADFENWEARRSKFTFCQYPFLLSIWAKNHILEHDARRQMQSKARDAFFDSIMSRKAINQFLELNVRRDCLVDDSLKAVSEVIGSGSEDIKKGLRITFSGEEGVDAGGLRKEWFLLLAREVFNPDHGLFLYDEDSQFCYFNPNAFETSDQFFLVGVVMGLAIYNSTILDVALPPFAFRKLIASAPTHGTGASAHPKPPMRYTLEDLAEYRPRLARGLRQLLEYEGNVEETFCLDFVIDMDKYGTQVQVPLCPGGERIPVTNSNRREYVDLYVRHIIDVSVTRQFEPFKRGFYTVCGGNALSLFRPEEIELLVRGSDEELDINSLRGVAEYDNWGTKKPDGSEPVIDWFWETFQAASSQDQRKLLLFITGSDRIPAMGAAVLPIKISCLGEDEGRFPIARTCFNMLSLSRYNSKERLEKLLWTAVHESEGFGIK; from the exons ATGGCTCCCTGGCCGAATCGTCGTGGGTCGCaacccaacaacaactctGACGGTGACCTCATCAGTCGAATTCACAATACGGCCTTACACACGCCTACCACATTGCCTGCGCTTTACTCGACGAATCTGCCAAACACATCGAACGGGAATCGCCTCGAGTTATCCTTCTCCAATGCAAATGCCGATTCCAGCTCCGACGAGTCTGATTTGCATCCCTCGCGGCCTCAATCTTCCAAACCTCGTCGGCCAAAGCACACGCGCTCTATGAgccagccttttccttctcttttcagcagcaagaaaaggAGGCAGAACTCAGTCGGCGCACCACCGCCTGACCTGGGGTTTGCAGAGGATGACTCGGCAATGCCTCGACAAGCACCAAAGACCCACGCTCGAATCCCTTCTCATACTCGAAGCGGCCCTGTAGGAAGTAAGGATTTTACGACTGGCAACTGCATGACATGTGGCTCGTTAGTACGGTGGCCGCGGGAGCTCAAGGTGTTCAAATGCACGATCTGTACCACAGTCAACGATTTGGAGCCTCGGAGTGCAGATCATGATGGTTCCAAGTCACGTAGAGATACAAGCCAGGATCCTTCCCGGTCTGTCCCAACTCGAGGTAGAATCAAAGGCAAGAGAAAGAGGATAATCACTAATATAGGTGCAGGTCCGCATATCTCGGTCGAACAGACAAACCGACTGGTTCAGCAATCGATACAATCCTTCCTTTCTAAGAAGTTACATCCAATTCCTGAACCTCCTACCGAGGCGCCGCCACAACCGCCGTCGCAGAGCAAATTGTCATTCAGCAGCCGAATGCAGGCTGCTGGCCAAAGCCTTGCGCCGGTCGATTCTAGACAGGAAAAAGCGCCTTCATCCAAATCGCCTGCTATACAGGTTTCCCATTATGTGTTCGATGAGGAACCGACGCTACGGTCGAGTCCCGCCCGACCGAACCCTACGCCAATGcgatccttctcttcctcttacACCGAAAGACCTCCAGTACGTAACATATTGCAAGAGCGCGGACCAAAAGAGCAACGTAAATCGCCGGATCAATCTGAGGGCGACCCGAAAAGGATATTCAAGGCTCTGGAAGACTACATCGTCGCCTGCTTTGGCTCATTCGAATGTATTAACTCATCATTCCTGACACATAACCACCGCCTGCCCATTAGATGTAGAAGCGAATCGACTCGTCGCAAGCCAATGCTACCTAGTGAACCTCGTGAACAGAGAGGGCATCGTCGCGAGCCTTCAGGAACTTATGCTACACGTGAGCCACGAGAGGAGCGGTTTACACCGCAATTCGATGATGGATCATGCGACCTCGATCCAAAGTTACTACTTTTAGGTGACTTTGCTGAGAACGGGACATGGTGGATGGGCGACCAAGAAGACGCTCGGCCTCGACGGCCGTCAACAAACCGTGTAGAGCGAAGTTTCTCAAGCGCGCCAGTCAACACGAAGACACCACAGATGAGCTGGGGCGATCTCATCAAATGGTACAACTCTATTGTGAATCCTGCCGAGGGATGGTTTGCGATTTACGAGGAGATGTGTCAAGGAAAAAGCTTCTTAACCCCTTCTCAGCGAGAATTACAATCAATGGAGCGGGAACTACTGCAGGGCCAAGAACATGCTCGACGAGTTCTCCTTAAAGCAACTGAAATGCTTTTAAAAAGACCTGGAAGGCCATTGAAGGATCCAGCAGACTTGAGGTTTCTCCTAATCATCCTAGAAAACCCATTACTACACGAACATGAAACGTTGTTTCGGGGAATTCTACAATTCGACAAAAATTTGCCCTCTGCTCCGAGGCTGATACAGCAGAGAAAAGCTAGCACCCCTGAATCTGGACCTTTGTCTGGACAACACTcgggcatcatcaagcgcaTAGTGGGCTTAGTATCAAACTCGTCGGCTGAATGCCATAATCAGTTGATCACCTGGTTTTCAAGACATCACCCATCTCGTTTCATTCGTACCAAAGAGTTGGCGTCTGGTTTCCTAACATATCGGATGATTCGACAGAGTGGAAAGAAGCAAGAGGTGAAAGTTGATATCACAGCTGGCCTGATACCGCAAATGCAAGAAGGGCGCTCAGGAGCTTATCTTTACGATGAGATAAACCGTGCAAACTCGTcgaagaaggccaaggagccTGAAAAGAAAATCATGTATGCCGAAGATTGGCAGATCAGAGCTTCTTCGCGAGTCTTGGCGCTCCTCTTCGCTGCCAATAGCTTGCCACACAGCCGGAGAACTGAAGAATTCTCTCCGGGCTCTGCAGAGGGTCGTTCTAACGTTCATTCTCACGGACAAATTCTACCAACGAGCGACTTCTACAATTCAATGATCGACTACACTGACTTGGTTGCGGACTTTGAGAATTGGGAAGCTCGTAGAAGCAAGTTCACGTTCTGCCAGTACCCATTCCTTTTGAGCATATGGGCCAAGAACCATATTCTTGAGCACGATGCTCGTCGCCAGATGCAGAGCAAAGCCCGTGACGCCTTTTTTGATAGTATCATGAGTCGCAAGGCTATCAACCAGTTCCTAGAATTAAATGTTCGCCGAGATTGTCTGGTGGATGATAGTCTAAAAGCTGTCAGCGAGGTGATTGGAAGTGGGAGTGAGGATATCAAAAAGGGTCTTCGTATCACCTTTAGTGGTGAGGAGGGAGTAGATGCTGGTGGTCTACGGAAAGAGTGGTTTTTACTCCTGGCCAGAGAAGTTTTCAATCCCGACCATG GCCTTTTCCTTTATGACGAGGATTCTCAGTTTTGTTATTTCAACCCGAACGCTTTTGAAACCTCCGATcagttcttcttggtcggAGTCGTGATGGGTCTTGCTATATACAACTCGACTATTCTGGATGTGGCCCTCCCTCCTTTTGCATTTCGGAAACTTATTGCATCTGCCCCAACACACGGCACAGGGGCATCAGCTCATCCGAAGCCTCCTATGCGTTACACCCTTGAAGACTTGGCAGAGTACCGACCTCGACTAGCTCGAGGATTACGACAGTTGCTAGAATATGAAGGCAATGTGGAAGAAACCTTCTGTCTCGATTTCGTTATTGACATGGATAAGTACGGTACTCAGGTGCAGGTTCCCCTTTGCCCTGGAGGCGAACGCATCCCTGTCACTAACAGCAACCGTCGAGAATACGTGGACCTTTACGTGCGGCACATAATCGATGTGTCTGTAACGAGGCAGTTTGAGCCTTTCAAACGAGGTTTCTACACTGTATGTGGAGGTAATGCTCTGTCTCTCTTTAGGCCAGAAGAGATTGAACTCCTGGTCCGAGGCTCTGATGAAGAGCTCGACATCAACTCGCTAAGGGGAGTCGCTGAATATGACAACTGGGGAACCAAGAAGCCAGATGGTTCTGAACCCGTTATTGACTGGTTCTGGGAGACGTTTCAGGCGGcgtcatctcaagatcaacggAAACTACTCCTGTTCATCACTGGTAGCGATCGAATTCCTGCTATGGGCGCGGCTGTACTGCCGATTAAGATATCCTGCctcggtgaagatgaaggcagGTTCCCCATTGCTCGAACGTGCTTTAACATGCTATCCCTGTCACGATACAATTCAAAGGAAAGATTAGAGAAGTTGCTGTGGACTGCTGTTCATGAAAGCGAGGGCTTTGGGATAAAATAA
- a CDS encoding other hect domain ubiquitin protein ligase E3, producing MAPWPNRRGSQPNNNSDGDLISRIHNTALHTPTTLPALYSTNLPNTSNGNRLELSFSNANADSSSDESDLHPSRPQSSKPRRPKHTRSMSQPFPSLFSSKKRRQNSVGAPPPDLGFAEDDSAMPRQAPKTHARIPSHTRSGPVGSKDFTTGNCMTCGSLVRWPRELKVFKCTICTTVNDLEPRSADHDGSKSRRDTSQDPSRSVPTRGPHISVEQTNRLVQQSIQSFLSKKLHPIPEPPTEAPPQPPSQSKLSFSSRMQAAGQSLAPVDSRQEKAPSSKSPAIQVSHYVFDEEPTLRSSPARPNPTPMRSFSSSYTERPPVRNILQERGPKEQRKSPDQSEGDPKRIFKALEDYIVACFGSFECINSSFLTHNHRLPIRCRSESTRRKPMLPSEPREQRGHRREPSGTYATREPREERFTPQFDDGSCDLDPKLLLLGDFAENGTWWMGDQEDARPRRPSTNRVERSFSSAPVNTKTPQMSWGDLIKWYNSIVNPAEGWFAIYEEMCQGKSFLTPSQRELQSMERELLQGQEHARRVLLKATEMLLKRPGRPLKDPADLRFLLIILENPLLHEHETLFRGILQFDKNLPSAPRLIQQRKASTPESGPLSGQHSGIIKRIVGLVSNSSAECHNQLITWFSRHHPSRFIRTKELASGFLTYRMIRQSGKKQEVKVDITAGLIPQMQEGRSGAYLYDEINRANSSKKAKEPEKKIMYAEDWQIRASSRVLALLFAANSLPHSRRTEEFSPGSAEGRSNVHSHGQILPTSDFYNSMIDYTDLVADFENWEARRSKFTFCQYPFLLSIWAKNHILEHDARRQMQSKARDAFFDSIMSRKAINQFLELNVRRDCLVDDSLKAVSEVIGSGSEDIKKGLRITFSGEEGVDAGGLRKEWFLLLAREVFNPDHGKLSRPTETGALLTLDRPFPL from the exons ATGGCTCCCTGGCCGAATCGTCGTGGGTCGCaacccaacaacaactctGACGGTGACCTCATCAGTCGAATTCACAATACGGCCTTACACACGCCTACCACATTGCCTGCGCTTTACTCGACGAATCTGCCAAACACATCGAACGGGAATCGCCTCGAGTTATCCTTCTCCAATGCAAATGCCGATTCCAGCTCCGACGAGTCTGATTTGCATCCCTCGCGGCCTCAATCTTCCAAACCTCGTCGGCCAAAGCACACGCGCTCTATGAgccagccttttccttctcttttcagcagcaagaaaaggAGGCAGAACTCAGTCGGCGCACCACCGCCTGACCTGGGGTTTGCAGAGGATGACTCGGCAATGCCTCGACAAGCACCAAAGACCCACGCTCGAATCCCTTCTCATACTCGAAGCGGCCCTGTAGGAAGTAAGGATTTTACGACTGGCAACTGCATGACATGTGGCTCGTTAGTACGGTGGCCGCGGGAGCTCAAGGTGTTCAAATGCACGATCTGTACCACAGTCAACGATTTGGAGCCTCGGAGTGCAGATCATGATGGTTCCAAGTCACGTAGAGATACAAGCCAGGATCCTTCCCGGTCTGTCCCAACTCGAG GTCCGCATATCTCGGTCGAACAGACAAACCGACTGGTTCAGCAATCGATACAATCCTTCCTTTCTAAGAAGTTACATCCAATTCCTGAACCTCCTACCGAGGCGCCGCCACAACCGCCGTCGCAGAGCAAATTGTCATTCAGCAGCCGAATGCAGGCTGCTGGCCAAAGCCTTGCGCCGGTCGATTCTAGACAGGAAAAAGCGCCTTCATCCAAATCGCCTGCTATACAGGTTTCCCATTATGTGTTCGATGAGGAACCGACGCTACGGTCGAGTCCCGCCCGACCGAACCCTACGCCAATGcgatccttctcttcctcttacACCGAAAGACCTCCAGTACGTAACATATTGCAAGAGCGCGGACCAAAAGAGCAACGTAAATCGCCGGATCAATCTGAGGGCGACCCGAAAAGGATATTCAAGGCTCTGGAAGACTACATCGTCGCCTGCTTTGGCTCATTCGAATGTATTAACTCATCATTCCTGACACATAACCACCGCCTGCCCATTAGATGTAGAAGCGAATCGACTCGTCGCAAGCCAATGCTACCTAGTGAACCTCGTGAACAGAGAGGGCATCGTCGCGAGCCTTCAGGAACTTATGCTACACGTGAGCCACGAGAGGAGCGGTTTACACCGCAATTCGATGATGGATCATGCGACCTCGATCCAAAGTTACTACTTTTAGGTGACTTTGCTGAGAACGGGACATGGTGGATGGGCGACCAAGAAGACGCTCGGCCTCGACGGCCGTCAACAAACCGTGTAGAGCGAAGTTTCTCAAGCGCGCCAGTCAACACGAAGACACCACAGATGAGCTGGGGCGATCTCATCAAATGGTACAACTCTATTGTGAATCCTGCCGAGGGATGGTTTGCGATTTACGAGGAGATGTGTCAAGGAAAAAGCTTCTTAACCCCTTCTCAGCGAGAATTACAATCAATGGAGCGGGAACTACTGCAGGGCCAAGAACATGCTCGACGAGTTCTCCTTAAAGCAACTGAAATGCTTTTAAAAAGACCTGGAAGGCCATTGAAGGATCCAGCAGACTTGAGGTTTCTCCTAATCATCCTAGAAAACCCATTACTACACGAACATGAAACGTTGTTTCGGGGAATTCTACAATTCGACAAAAATTTGCCCTCTGCTCCGAGGCTGATACAGCAGAGAAAAGCTAGCACCCCTGAATCTGGACCTTTGTCTGGACAACACTcgggcatcatcaagcgcaTAGTGGGCTTAGTATCAAACTCGTCGGCTGAATGCCATAATCAGTTGATCACCTGGTTTTCAAGACATCACCCATCTCGTTTCATTCGTACCAAAGAGTTGGCGTCTGGTTTCCTAACATATCGGATGATTCGACAGAGTGGAAAGAAGCAAGAGGTGAAAGTTGATATCACAGCTGGCCTGATACCGCAAATGCAAGAAGGGCGCTCAGGAGCTTATCTTTACGATGAGATAAACCGTGCAAACTCGTcgaagaaggccaaggagccTGAAAAGAAAATCATGTATGCCGAAGATTGGCAGATCAGAGCTTCTTCGCGAGTCTTGGCGCTCCTCTTCGCTGCCAATAGCTTGCCACACAGCCGGAGAACTGAAGAATTCTCTCCGGGCTCTGCAGAGGGTCGTTCTAACGTTCATTCTCACGGACAAATTCTACCAACGAGCGACTTCTACAATTCAATGATCGACTACACTGACTTGGTTGCGGACTTTGAGAATTGGGAAGCTCGTAGAAGCAAGTTCACGTTCTGCCAGTACCCATTCCTTTTGAGCATATGGGCCAAGAACCATATTCTTGAGCACGATGCTCGTCGCCAGATGCAGAGCAAAGCCCGTGACGCCTTTTTTGATAGTATCATGAGTCGCAAGGCTATCAACCAGTTCCTAGAATTAAATGTTCGCCGAGATTGTCTGGTGGATGATAGTCTAAAAGCTGTCAGCGAGGTGATTGGAAGTGGGAGTGAGGATATCAAAAAGGGTCTTCGTATCACCTTTAGTGGTGAGGAGGGAGTAGATGCTGGTGGTCTACGGAAAGAGTGGTTTTTACTCCTGGCCAGAGAAGTTTTCAATCCCGACCATGGTAAGCTGAGTCGCCCAACAGAAACAGGGGCCCTGCTGACTCTGGATAGGCCTTTTCCTTTATGA
- a CDS encoding other hect domain ubiquitin protein ligase E3, which produces MAPWPNRRGSQPNNNSDGDLISRIHNTALHTPTTLPALYSTNLPNTSNGNRLELSFSNANADSSSDESDLHPSRPQSSKPRRPKHTRSMSQPFPSLFSSKKRRQNSVGAPPPDLGFAEDDSAMPRQAPKTHARIPSHTRSGPVGSKDFTTGNCMTCGSLVRWPRELKVFKCTICTTVNDLEPRSADHDGSKSRRDTSQDPSRSVPTRGPHISVEQTNRLVQQSIQSFLSKKLHPIPEPPTEAPPQPPSQSKLSFSSRMQAAGQSLAPVDSRQEKAPSSKSPAIQVSHYVFDEEPTLRSSPARPNPTPMRSFSSSYTERPPVRNILQERGPKEQRKSPDQSEGDPKRIFKALEDYIVACFGSFECINSSFLTHNHRLPIRCRSESTRRKPMLPSEPREQRGHRREPSGTYATREPREERFTPQFDDGSCDLDPKLLLLGDFAENGTWWMGDQEDARPRRPSTNRVERSFSSAPVNTKTPQMSWGDLIKWYNSIVNPAEGWFAIYEEMCQGKSFLTPSQRELQSMERELLQGQEHARRVLLKATEMLLKRPGRPLKDPADLRFLLIILENPLLHEHETLFRGILQFDKNLPSAPRLIQQRKASTPESGPLSGQHSGIIKRIVGLVSNSSAECHNQLITWFSRHHPSRFIRTKELASGFLTYRMIRQSGKKQEVKVDITAGLIPQMQEGRSGAYLYDEINRANSSKKAKEPEKKIMYAEDWQIRASSRVLALLFAANSLPHSRRTEEFSPGSAEGRSNVHSHGQILPTSDFYNSMIDYTDLVADFENWEARRSKFTFCQYPFLLSIWAKNHILEHDARRQMQSKARDAFFDSIMSRKAINQFLELNVRRDCLVDDSLKAVSEVIGSGSEDIKKGLRITFSGEEGVDAGGLRKEWFLLLAREVFNPDHGLFLYDEDSQFCYFNPNAFETSDQFFLVGVVMGLAIYNSTILDVALPPFAFRKLIASAPTHGTGASAHPKPPMRYTLEDLAEYRPRLARGLRQLLEYEGNVEETFCLDFVIDMDKYGTQVQVPLCPGGERIPVTNSNRREYVDLYVRHIIDVSVTRQFEPFKRGFYTVCGGNALSLFRPEEIELLVRGSDEELDINSLRGVAEYDNWGTKKPDGSEPVIDWFWETFQAASSQDQRKLLLFITGSDRIPAMGAAVLPIKISCLGEDEGRFPIARTCFNMLSLSRYNSKERLEKLLWTAVHESEGFGIK; this is translated from the exons ATGGCTCCCTGGCCGAATCGTCGTGGGTCGCaacccaacaacaactctGACGGTGACCTCATCAGTCGAATTCACAATACGGCCTTACACACGCCTACCACATTGCCTGCGCTTTACTCGACGAATCTGCCAAACACATCGAACGGGAATCGCCTCGAGTTATCCTTCTCCAATGCAAATGCCGATTCCAGCTCCGACGAGTCTGATTTGCATCCCTCGCGGCCTCAATCTTCCAAACCTCGTCGGCCAAAGCACACGCGCTCTATGAgccagccttttccttctcttttcagcagcaagaaaaggAGGCAGAACTCAGTCGGCGCACCACCGCCTGACCTGGGGTTTGCAGAGGATGACTCGGCAATGCCTCGACAAGCACCAAAGACCCACGCTCGAATCCCTTCTCATACTCGAAGCGGCCCTGTAGGAAGTAAGGATTTTACGACTGGCAACTGCATGACATGTGGCTCGTTAGTACGGTGGCCGCGGGAGCTCAAGGTGTTCAAATGCACGATCTGTACCACAGTCAACGATTTGGAGCCTCGGAGTGCAGATCATGATGGTTCCAAGTCACGTAGAGATACAAGCCAGGATCCTTCCCGGTCTGTCCCAACTCGAG GTCCGCATATCTCGGTCGAACAGACAAACCGACTGGTTCAGCAATCGATACAATCCTTCCTTTCTAAGAAGTTACATCCAATTCCTGAACCTCCTACCGAGGCGCCGCCACAACCGCCGTCGCAGAGCAAATTGTCATTCAGCAGCCGAATGCAGGCTGCTGGCCAAAGCCTTGCGCCGGTCGATTCTAGACAGGAAAAAGCGCCTTCATCCAAATCGCCTGCTATACAGGTTTCCCATTATGTGTTCGATGAGGAACCGACGCTACGGTCGAGTCCCGCCCGACCGAACCCTACGCCAATGcgatccttctcttcctcttacACCGAAAGACCTCCAGTACGTAACATATTGCAAGAGCGCGGACCAAAAGAGCAACGTAAATCGCCGGATCAATCTGAGGGCGACCCGAAAAGGATATTCAAGGCTCTGGAAGACTACATCGTCGCCTGCTTTGGCTCATTCGAATGTATTAACTCATCATTCCTGACACATAACCACCGCCTGCCCATTAGATGTAGAAGCGAATCGACTCGTCGCAAGCCAATGCTACCTAGTGAACCTCGTGAACAGAGAGGGCATCGTCGCGAGCCTTCAGGAACTTATGCTACACGTGAGCCACGAGAGGAGCGGTTTACACCGCAATTCGATGATGGATCATGCGACCTCGATCCAAAGTTACTACTTTTAGGTGACTTTGCTGAGAACGGGACATGGTGGATGGGCGACCAAGAAGACGCTCGGCCTCGACGGCCGTCAACAAACCGTGTAGAGCGAAGTTTCTCAAGCGCGCCAGTCAACACGAAGACACCACAGATGAGCTGGGGCGATCTCATCAAATGGTACAACTCTATTGTGAATCCTGCCGAGGGATGGTTTGCGATTTACGAGGAGATGTGTCAAGGAAAAAGCTTCTTAACCCCTTCTCAGCGAGAATTACAATCAATGGAGCGGGAACTACTGCAGGGCCAAGAACATGCTCGACGAGTTCTCCTTAAAGCAACTGAAATGCTTTTAAAAAGACCTGGAAGGCCATTGAAGGATCCAGCAGACTTGAGGTTTCTCCTAATCATCCTAGAAAACCCATTACTACACGAACATGAAACGTTGTTTCGGGGAATTCTACAATTCGACAAAAATTTGCCCTCTGCTCCGAGGCTGATACAGCAGAGAAAAGCTAGCACCCCTGAATCTGGACCTTTGTCTGGACAACACTcgggcatcatcaagcgcaTAGTGGGCTTAGTATCAAACTCGTCGGCTGAATGCCATAATCAGTTGATCACCTGGTTTTCAAGACATCACCCATCTCGTTTCATTCGTACCAAAGAGTTGGCGTCTGGTTTCCTAACATATCGGATGATTCGACAGAGTGGAAAGAAGCAAGAGGTGAAAGTTGATATCACAGCTGGCCTGATACCGCAAATGCAAGAAGGGCGCTCAGGAGCTTATCTTTACGATGAGATAAACCGTGCAAACTCGTcgaagaaggccaaggagccTGAAAAGAAAATCATGTATGCCGAAGATTGGCAGATCAGAGCTTCTTCGCGAGTCTTGGCGCTCCTCTTCGCTGCCAATAGCTTGCCACACAGCCGGAGAACTGAAGAATTCTCTCCGGGCTCTGCAGAGGGTCGTTCTAACGTTCATTCTCACGGACAAATTCTACCAACGAGCGACTTCTACAATTCAATGATCGACTACACTGACTTGGTTGCGGACTTTGAGAATTGGGAAGCTCGTAGAAGCAAGTTCACGTTCTGCCAGTACCCATTCCTTTTGAGCATATGGGCCAAGAACCATATTCTTGAGCACGATGCTCGTCGCCAGATGCAGAGCAAAGCCCGTGACGCCTTTTTTGATAGTATCATGAGTCGCAAGGCTATCAACCAGTTCCTAGAATTAAATGTTCGCCGAGATTGTCTGGTGGATGATAGTCTAAAAGCTGTCAGCGAGGTGATTGGAAGTGGGAGTGAGGATATCAAAAAGGGTCTTCGTATCACCTTTAGTGGTGAGGAGGGAGTAGATGCTGGTGGTCTACGGAAAGAGTGGTTTTTACTCCTGGCCAGAGAAGTTTTCAATCCCGACCATG GCCTTTTCCTTTATGACGAGGATTCTCAGTTTTGTTATTTCAACCCGAACGCTTTTGAAACCTCCGATcagttcttcttggtcggAGTCGTGATGGGTCTTGCTATATACAACTCGACTATTCTGGATGTGGCCCTCCCTCCTTTTGCATTTCGGAAACTTATTGCATCTGCCCCAACACACGGCACAGGGGCATCAGCTCATCCGAAGCCTCCTATGCGTTACACCCTTGAAGACTTGGCAGAGTACCGACCTCGACTAGCTCGAGGATTACGACAGTTGCTAGAATATGAAGGCAATGTGGAAGAAACCTTCTGTCTCGATTTCGTTATTGACATGGATAAGTACGGTACTCAGGTGCAGGTTCCCCTTTGCCCTGGAGGCGAACGCATCCCTGTCACTAACAGCAACCGTCGAGAATACGTGGACCTTTACGTGCGGCACATAATCGATGTGTCTGTAACGAGGCAGTTTGAGCCTTTCAAACGAGGTTTCTACACTGTATGTGGAGGTAATGCTCTGTCTCTCTTTAGGCCAGAAGAGATTGAACTCCTGGTCCGAGGCTCTGATGAAGAGCTCGACATCAACTCGCTAAGGGGAGTCGCTGAATATGACAACTGGGGAACCAAGAAGCCAGATGGTTCTGAACCCGTTATTGACTGGTTCTGGGAGACGTTTCAGGCGGcgtcatctcaagatcaacggAAACTACTCCTGTTCATCACTGGTAGCGATCGAATTCCTGCTATGGGCGCGGCTGTACTGCCGATTAAGATATCCTGCctcggtgaagatgaaggcagGTTCCCCATTGCTCGAACGTGCTTTAACATGCTATCCCTGTCACGATACAATTCAAAGGAAAGATTAGAGAAGTTGCTGTGGACTGCTGTTCATGAAAGCGAGGGCTTTGGGATAAAATAA